In a genomic window of Thalassophryne amazonica chromosome 12, fThaAma1.1, whole genome shotgun sequence:
- the LOC117521171 gene encoding M-phase-specific PLK1-interacting protein-like, with protein MKDFTVRLTEDLAVPTVCLSQVQQLEAFAHQQKAVELQTKLSSVLQDNENHCQHITVLEKELEGYSIHMYRGSAGPWPGGQFPSPSWSYTGAPSPSGRPTYGSFGPRGASPRGGPRYSPHSPGYFPGSHRGFSEAPPARPRWFGNSPAGFGFRGKQRRGSNGFWGPRSYSPASAHGFQGRASDHSDSIEKYFSPAMLQDPWAGMKPVPVPANACNRTED; from the exons atGAAAGACTTCACG GTTCGGTTGACAGAAGATCTGGCTGTGCCCACAGTCTGTCTGTCTCAAGTGCAGCAGCTAGAAGCTTTTGCTCACCAACAAAAAGCTGTAGAACTGCAGACCAAACTCAGTTCAGTGCTACAGGACAATGAAAACCACTGCCAGCACATCACTGTCCTGGAAAAAGAGCTGGAAG gtTACAGCATCCACATGTACAGAGGCTCCGCAGGTCCGTGGCCTGGTGGGCAGTTTCCATCCCCGAGTTGGTCTTACACCGGAGCTCCCTCCCCGTCAGGCAGACCCACCTACGGAAGCTTCGGGCCTCGCGGGGCTTCTCCCCGCGGCGGTCCCAGATATTCTCCGCATTCTCCCGGGTACTTCCCGGGCTCGCACAGAGGATTCAGCGAGGCCCCTCCAGCTAGACCTCGGTGGTTTGGAAACTCCCCGGCGGGTTTCGGCTTCAGAGGGAAGCAGCGACGCGGCAGCAACGGTTTCTGGGGTCCTCGTTCCTACAGCCCGGCCTCAGCACACGGCTTCCAG GGCCGAGCATCCGATCACTCAGACTCAATAGAAAAGTATTTCAGCCCGGCGATGCTGCAGGATCCATGGGCAGGTATGAAACCTGTCCCCGTCCCTGCGAACGCCTGTAACCGGACCGAGGACTGA